In Sesamum indicum cultivar Zhongzhi No. 13 linkage group LG1, S_indicum_v1.0, whole genome shotgun sequence, the sequence TAAAGGTTGATTGGGTTGAGAATTCTCTTTGTGAGTGAGATGTGAGGATAGTTTAATATAAATGTTGTTTACTTTAAGAACCAGCAAACTTCAAATAGTAAACGATCTTTGAGATTCACTTGAAAGACAAGCCTCTTCTGACGTCTATCTGGCAAAGGGAACTTAATATTACGATCAAGTCTTCCCAGACGTAGGAGGGCAAGGTCCAAAGTGTCAGCTCGGTTAGTTTCCATGATAACCTTCATATTAACTGTCTGGTCAAATCCATCCATCTGTAAAGACAAAGGTCATTATAACTTAGAATGTTAACGGTATAGGAACATGGATATTTGAATAACCACTCTTTCATACACACAGCCAATACTCGACATGTTGGCTTGAAGGTATACACGCGACTGAGTGCATAGGAATATGTTTCAACCTGCAGTTGTCCtgatacaataaaaaatgcttGCCTTGCCTGGCGAAAGAGACTTAATCAATTTTTCCATCCTTCTTAGGAATGCTACCACCAAACATCTCTTAGCCAAATTGTATATTTCATGTAGCTTTGGGAGGTTCTCTTTACCCTGTGCTAATATGGTCATCTAAGAGGAataatccataaaataaaagaaaactataataatatagcatttaaacatttttagaataattattgtcatttatattggaaaaataatatcaccGTCAGAATCTATCACCTCCCAACCAAAAATAGTAGTCAGATAAAGTCTAAATAAAGGCTTTTACACAGGATTTTCAGATAGCCATCAAAACATGCGAAAATTTTTGGATATAAACCAAAAATAGAAGGAAATGactgttgtaatttttttgaagttattGCCTCCCACCCGACGAAATAATATTATCtgctattataaatatgtaaagcTGCTATCAAACTCCCCAAACTTAAACAATTATTGTCCTCAAGCAAAAGTCTGACATTGCAAAGAACATGTTCTGAACATTGAGCTAATATTGCGTTACAACAAATGTAACCCTATAACCTATGTGCAGataatctcaaaacacaaatgccACAATACGTTATGGGAACGCTAACTTATCATAATGAGGTAAGAGGCCAATCACATCACAACACTTTGTCTCACCATGTAGAGAGTAGAACAATCAAGCTTCTACAAAATCATAGGTTTGTAAATGTCACCATACTCGTCGCTTCGACACAATACCTTTTATCTCCTTATTTCTGCCTATATTGGGATGACTTTtgttgttctttcttttctttagcCATCTTCCCCTTTTGTTGTCATggattttatttcctttcttttttctttgtttttgcccGTGACTTGCATTCTTTAGGCCGTATTTCGGTCTTTTGGCgcgaatgacaacacttgtggtgaaggcacccggttactcaaccaaaaaGTCATATTTCGGTCTTTTGACACTaatgacaacacttgtggtgaaggcacccggttactcgaccaaaaaatattttacctaaAGTGCTTTCCATACTCATGGCTCTAGTCACCATTTTACGTGAATAGCAACATTTGTGATGAAGTTACCCAGTTACTAAGTGACCAAAACCAGCGGAGTAGATGTagtcttcctttttcttgctattctttcttccttttttttttttcatggtaAAAGAGATTTCTAAGGGGAAGggcctttgaatttttcaaagtgATGCATGTCCCATGTTAAGCTTATAAGGATCAATTGGGCGGCATTTTGACAAACAAATATGATTTCACAAGAACTCCTATGATTGAGTGGAAGCAAAGACATTCCAACTTTATTTCAAAGCAATTCAAAACGCTTGAAATTAGGCCTCAACTACTCCACATTTACTGAGAGCAACAATCACATAACGCAAGTGCACATTCATGTCTCAATCTTATGCTTCCTAAGTCACATTTATACGTCAAATTGCCAACTATCATTCTCGATAAActcgaaaaaaaaatagtagttTGATGATATAACATAAGACAAATGAACACTTAAAAACGTGGAATTCTTTACATTTGAAATAGTTTGTTGGGtccttcaaatgaaaattggatGAGTACTTCcatgttattttaattgaaccaAGAGTCATACCCCAAAATGCTAAACAAACATATTGACATTCCGACAATCAAATATGTCTCACAAAACTTGATATACCATAAAGAGCAAGACATATGTTTACTTGAATGAGATTACACTAAAGtacatataaacaaaaaaggatAAGAAACAGCCACAGTAGTAAATCATTTGGGAAACCACTGAAAAACATccaagaatatttttcaaaacaacaaACTTGCTAGATCTAAAGAAAAGTACCTTTGCACTATAGTGCAAATGATGAATATCAAGATAACGATACACGCACATAAAAGGAAACATGTctaatgaatgaaatgaaaaatggaAGCCAAGAAAACTTTTTACCACCATTATCACTTTGCAATGACATTTTACTTTCTTTAATCATCATCTGTGTCATTGTTTTTAAAGCCCCAACCTCCAAGAGAGCTGTAGTATTCCGCCTCATTGCCACCTCATAAACATTCCCTTGGTAGCTACCATGCATGAAGACAAATACATAAGTTTGCAATTCTTCAACCTAAACTACTGCATGTTCATAAGAGGAATTATTGTATTGTGTGTCATTCAGTCATTGGGGAATTTTGAATAAACAAATCACAAATAGGGTTTACTTCTAAAGCCTTGATGATTCCCTCAAGCTCTATCGCCTTCTGCGACCATTCTTCCGAACTTCCCTTATACAAGTCCACAAGCTTGCTCACCTATTAAAGACATTCAAATACAAACCAACTGTCAAATGCATAGATATGGCTacaatcaaaaatcaaaaatccGAAAATTCATATCAGCTTTTCCAGACAACTTGCAGCATTATGGAGGTTTGATGGACAGCCACAAACAGCAATAATTCAACTATATGATGAAGGCCAAGCATTTCTATAAATGGAGGCATTTGTGGGAAGAAGGATACAACTTATTCTGGAGAACCATTCTCACACTCTGTCTAGCATTTGCTTCATTCAAgttctctctcttgttcttcatctCTTCTTTCAAGTTCTTTCTATTGTACTTCATCTATTTCCTCTTCATTCACttcttacaaaaatatgatgtCTTGGATGATTAGTATCTTTGTACATCCAACAAAGTTTCTGTAGATTCTTTGTAAACAAATTCGGATATCCAAGTAAGTTTTTCTTGAACTCATAATTGCCTTAATTTCtacttcataaatttattctgttgttgtataatttcatttcttacttaatttattgttataattcaATCTTTTTGGATCTTTATATTTCCTTACATAGTTTCAAATATGGttgttatattcaaattattcttggtTTGTGATATCCTGGTacaaatggtatcagagccatgcAAATCTTGAGTATATCCATTTATAGAAATTCATAGTTTGTGAATCGAACTTCAACACGTTATAAGTCAGCTTACTTGACTTTATTGTGCCGCAATAAATCGTTGTCTGATTCGAAAgatcaaaatatgaaaatctaatactatggataaattcataaaaagcATGAATTTTGGAGCCTCATCATCAGGGGACAACCAAGAAAATTCGAATATAATTACCACAGGAGAGACACTGTGGGAAGACAGAGATCTATTCGATTGGAACCCTCCCAAAATCNNNNNNNNNNNNNNNNNNNNNNNNNNNNNNNNNNNNNNNNNNNCAGCCTATACTATAAAAACAGAAGAACAAGTTTTACCCTTAGTATCTGACCAACAaacattacatttattttcaaaagcttctattattaaacatattaaaaatggatataaatttctatatattgGTCTTGTTCAAATTGCTATAAAACCTTTAACAAGAGAAGGATTAGACACCGGTGTGTTTCTAGCCTTAAGAGACTGTCGACACTTAGATTTTTATGATTCCTTACTCGGTCCAGTAGAAACTAGTCTTTGTAATGGTCCAATTTACTTTAattcttttccaaattttactatttctcTTAACGATCCTCACATTTTGgatattttaactttaaatgtaaaaaattacaattataaaatgaaatctgGATCTCATATCTATGAAATATTCTATAGGCTACACtacaaaattactaatactcGCCTAGATATTCAAGCTATATCACACACTAAATCACCAGGTCAAACAGTATTTTGGGAAATCAATATAGCCAAATCTAATCTTTTAGTTCCAAAAACTATAGAATGGAAAAATGTTACTTTACCAGAAACATGGAATTTACCACCAGGATCTATTCCCCCGATTCAACCCATAGAAAATTCtgaaattgatcaaattacccaACATCAAGATGGATCTGtaggaataaaattttgtagacaaaattcattaaaaacaaatagaacaTCCTTCTCTCATCCTATCACCCCCTCCAGACACTCAACATCTGAAACAATTAGACCTACTACctcaaaatttcaaggaaTAAGAATAGATCAAAACCTTGCACAACCAATATATCAAGATTATGAAGAAACTGGTTCCCCAAATTCTGCACCATCGCAAATTCTTACTATTACCAAAGAATTTCTAATAGATAAAGAATTTCTTAAAACAGACTTTCtttctgaagaaaatatttctaatagaAAATGGTTCATGACTAATTTCTCTGAATCCCAAAGAGCAAACATCAGATCTGAATGGTATGAGTACATTtcatatactaaataaaatattccttttttctcctATCTATTCCAAACATATGGAGATGACAAATTAGCAGTCATTCAAAAAACTCTCAAAAAATGGACAAAGCTTGATGGGTCAATAACTCGAGTGAGCATCCACCTTTAGAGGAATCCGGTATCTCTATAAAAGGCCAAATCATCAAATGTCTTCCAGTTAGTGAACCATCTACTAGTGAAACTAGCACTGtacaaattaaacaaaataatttttcaaatttaatcctCCATTCCATAGGAANNNNNNNNNNNNNNNNNNNNNNNNNNNNNNNNNNNNNNNNNNNNNNNNNNNNNNNNNNNNNNNNNNNNNNNNNNNNNNNNNNNNNNNNNNNNNNNNNNNNNNNNNNNNNNNNNNNNNNNNNNNNNNNNNNNNNNNNNNNNNNNNNNNNNNNNNNNNNNNNNNNNNNNNNNNNNNNNNNNNNNNNNNNNNNNNNNNNNNNNNNNNNNNNNNNNNNNNNNNNNNNNNNNNNNNNNNNNNNNNNNNNNNNNNNNNNNNNNNNNNNNNNNNNNNNNNNNNNNNNNNNNNNNNNNNNNNNNNNNNNNNNNNNNNNNNNNNNNNNNNNNNNNNNNNNNNNNNNNNNNNNNNNNNNNNNNNNNNNNNNNNNNNNNNNNNNNNNNNNNNNNNNNNNNNNNNNNNNNNNNNNNNNNNNNNNNNNNNNNNNNNNNNNNNNNNNNNNNNNNNNNNNNNNNNNNNNNNNNNNNNNNNNNNNNNNNNNNNNNNNNNNNNNNNNNNNNNNNNNNNNNNNNNNNNNNNNNNNNNNNNNNNNNNNNNNNNNNNNNNNNNNNNNNNNNNNNNNNNNNNNNNNNNNNNNNNNNNNNNNNNNNNNNNNNNNNNNNNNNNNNNNNNNNNNNNNNNNNNNNNNNNNNNNNNNNNNNNNNNNNNNNNNNNNNNNNNNNNNNNNNNNNNNNNNNNNNNNNNNNNNNNNNNNNNNNNNNNNNNNNNNNNNNNNNNNNNNNNNNNNNNNNNNNNNNNNNNNNNNNNNNNNNNNNNNNNNNNNNNNNNNNNNNNNNNNNNNNNNNNNNNNNNNNNNNNNNNNNNNNNNNNNNNNNNNNNNNNNNNNNNNNNNNNNNNNNNNNNNNNNNNNNNNNNNNNNNNNNNNNNNNNNNNNNNNNNNNNNNNNNNNNNNNNNNNNNNNNNNNNNNNNNNNNNNNNNNNNNNNNNNNNNNNNNNNNNNNNNNNNNNNNNNNNNNNNNNNNNNNNNNNNNNNNNNNNNNNNNNNNNNNNNNNNNNNNNNNNNNNNNNNNNNNNNNNNNNNNNNNNNNNNNNNNNNNNNNNNNNNNNNNNNNNNNNNNNNNNNNNNNNNNNNNNNNNNNNNNNNNNNNNNNNNNNNNNNNNNNNNNNNNNNNNNNNNNNNNNNNNNNNNNNNNNNNNNNNNNNNNNNNNNNNNNNNNNNNNNNNNNNNNNNNNNNNNNNNNNNNNNNNNNNNNNNNNNNNNNNNNNNNNNNNNNNNNNNNNNNNNNNNNNNNNNNNNNNNNNNNNNNNNNNNNNNNNNNNNNNNNNNNNNNNNNNNNNNNNNNNNNNNNNNNNNNNNNNNNNNNNNNNNNNNNNNNNNNNNNNNNNNNNNNNNNNNNNNNNNNNNNNNNNNNNNNNNNNNNNNNNNNNNNNNNNNNNNNNNNNNNNNNNNNNNNNNNNNNNNNNNNNNNNNNNNNNNNNNNNNNNNNNNNNNNNNNNNNNNNNNNNNNNNNNNNNNNNNNNNNNNNNNNNNNNNNNNNNNNNNNNNNNNNNNNNNNNNNNNNNNNNNNNNNNNNNNNNNNNNNNNNNNNNNNNNNNNNNNNNNNNNNNNNNNNNNNNNNNNNNNNNNNNNNNNNNNNNNNNNNNNNNNNNNNNNNNNNNNNNNNNNNNNNNNNNNNNNNNNNNNNNNNNNNNNNNNNNNNNNNNNNNNNNNNNNNNNNNNNNNNNNNNNNNNNNNNNNNNNNNNNNNNNNNNNNNNNNNNNNNNNNNNNNNNNNNNNNNNNNNNNNNNNNNNNNNNNNNNNNNNNNNNNNNNNNNNNNNNNNNNNNNNNNNNNNNNNNNNNNNNNNNNNNNNNNNNNNNNNNNNNNNNNNNNNNNNNNNNNNNNNNNNNNNNNNNNNNNNNNNNNNNNNNNNNNNNNNNNNNNNNNNNNNNNNNNNNNNNNNNNNNNNNNNNNNNNNNNNNNNNNNNNNNNNNNNNNNNNNNNNNNNNNNNNNNNNNNNNNNNNNNNNNNNNNNNNNNNNNNNNNNNNNNNNNNNNNNNNNNNNNNNNNNNNNNNNNNNNNNNNNNNNNNNNNNNNNNNNNNNNNNNNNNNNNNNNNNNNNNNNNNNNNNNNNNNNNNNNNNNNNNNNNNNNNNNNNNNNNNNNNNNNNNNNNNNNNNNNNNNNNNNNNNNNNNNNNNNNNNNNNNNNNNNNNNNNNNNNNNNNNNNNNNNNNNNNNNNNNNNNNNNNNNNNNNNNNNNNNNNNNNNNNNNNNNNNNNNNNNNNNNNNNNNNNNNNNNNNNNNNNNNNNNNNNNNNNNNNNNNNNNNNNNNNNNNNNNNNNNNNNNNNNNNNNNNNNNNNNNNNNNNNNNNNNNNNNNNNNNNNNNNNNNNNNNNNNNNNNNNNNNNNNNNNNNNNNNNNNNNNNNNNNNNNNNNNNNNNNNNNNNNNNNNNNNNNNNNNNNNNNNNNNNNNNNNNNNNNNNNNNNNNNNNNNNNNNNNNNNNNNNNNNNNNNNNNNNNNNNNNNNNNNNNNNNNNNNNNNNNNNNNNNNNNNNNNNNNNNNNNNNNNNNNNNNNNNNNNNNNNNNNNNNNNNNNNNNNNNNNNNNNNNNNNNNNNNNNNNNNNNNNNNNNNNNNNNNNNNNNNNNNNNNNNNNNNNNNNNNNNNNNNNNNNNNNNNNNNNNNNNNNNNNNNNNNNNNNNNNNNNNNNNNNNNNNNNNNNNNNNNNNNNNNNNNNNNNNNNNNNNNNNNNNNNNNNNNNNNNNNNNNNNNNNNNNNNNNNNNNNNNNNNNNNNNNNNNNNNNNNNNNNNNNNNNNNNNNNNNNNNNNNNNNNNNNNNNNNNNNNNNNNNNNNNNNNNNNNNNNNNNNNNNNNNNNNNNNNNNNNNNNNNNNNNNNNNNNNNNNNNNNNNNNNNNNNNNNNNNNNNNNNNNNNNNNNNNNNNNNNNNNNNNNNNNNNNNNNNNNNNNNNNNNNNNNNNNNNNNNNNNNNNNNNNNNNNNNNNNNNNNNNNNNNNNNNNNNNNNNNNNNNNNNNNNNNNNNNNNNNNNNNNNNNNNNNNNNNNNNNNNNNNNNNNNNNNNNNNNNNNNNNNNNNNNNNNNNNNNNNNNNNNNNNNNNNNNNNNNNNNNNNNNNNNNNNNNNNNNNNNNNNNNNNNNNNNNNNNNNNNNNNNNNNNNNNNNNNNNNNNNNNNNNNNNNNNNNNNNNNNNNNNNNNNNNNNNNNNNNNNNNNNNNNNNNNNNNNNNNNNNNNNNNNNNNNNNNNNNNNNNNNNNNNNNNNNNNNNNNNNNNNNNNNNNNNNNNNNNNNNNNNNNNNNNNNNNNNNNNNNNNNNNNNNNNNNNNNNNNNNNNNNNNNNNNNNNNNNNNNNNNNNNNNNNNNNNNNNNNNNNNNNNNNNNNNNNNNNNNNNNNNNNNNNNNNNNNNNNNNNNNNNNNNNNNNNNNNNNNNNNNNNNNNNNNNNNNNNNNNNNNNNNNNNNNNNNNNNNNNNNNNNNNNNNNNNNNNNNNNNNNNNNNNNNNNNNNNNNNNNNNNNNNNNNNNNNNNNNNNNNNNNNNNNNNNNNNNNNNNNNNNNNNNNNNNNNNNNNNNNNNNNNNNNNNNNNNNNNNNNNNNNNNNNNNNNNNNNNNNNNNNNNNNNNNNNNNNNNNNNNNNNNNNNNNNNNNNNNNNNNNNNNNNNNNNNNNNNNNNNNNNNNNNNNNNNNNNNNNNNNNNNNNNNNNNNNNNNNNNNNNNNNNNNNNNNNNNNNNNNNNNNNNNNNNNNNNNNNNNNNNNNNNNNNNNNNNNNNNNNNNNNNNNNNNNNNNNNNNNNNNNNNNNNNNNNNNNNNNNNNNNNNNNNNNNNNNNNNNNNNNNNNNNNNNNNNNNNNNNNNNNNNNNNNNNNNNNNNNNNNNNNNNNNNNNNNNNNNNNNNNNNNNNNNNNNNNNNNNNNNNNNNNNNNNNNNNNNNNNNNNNNNNNNNNNNNNNNNNNNNNNNNNNNNNNNNNNNNNNNNNNNNNNNNNNNNNNNNNNNNNNNNNNNNNNNNNNNNNNNNNNNNNNNNNNNNNNNNNNNNNNNNNNNNNNNNNNNNNNNNNNNNNNNNNNNNNNNNNNNNNNNNNNNNNNNNNNNNNNNNNNNNNNNNNNNNNNNNNNNNNNNNNNNNNNNNNNNNNNNNNNNNNNNNNNNNNNNNNNNNNNNNNNNNNNNNNNNNNNNNNNNNNNNNNNNNNNNNNNNNNNNNNNNNNNNNNNNNNNNNNNNNNNNNNNNNNNNNNNNNNNNNNNNNNNNNNNNNNTCCAACTCTAACCACCAAAGTGGAAACAAGAAGCATCAAATGAACATCACAAGGGCAATGAGTAATGTGAGACAAACCaaaatcatcatatgaaaTCTCTgctaatgtatataattttccaaagtTCTATCTGCGACACTGACGAGGAGGAGG encodes:
- the LOC105157234 gene encoding 26S protease regulatory subunit 6B homolog translates to MKYNRKNLKEEMKNKRENLNEANARQSVRMVSKLVDLYKGSSEEWSQKAIELEGIIKALEMDGFDQTVNMKVIMETNRADTLDLALLRLGRLDRNIKFPLPDRRQKRLVFQVNLKDRLLFEVCWFLKFALLKMNLSDELDLEDYVSRPYKSVQLRSQLFAEKQTLGAWMTFLKSLVEMMQMILSKNFWFAVHPSEIEVRVFDTSQLEVIRVNSTICVIVLGGF